The segment tGAGGCAGGTGTTCCCAGGTGCAGTAGGAGTTCCGGATCATCTCGTTAGCAAACACCTGCAGCTCCTCCTCATAGAACAACTCGTTAGGCACCTtcaggatagagggatgagacctggggagggaggggaagggaagggaagagaaTGAAAGGAAACACACTGAGTTTCAATTAGGGATGCTAACGGTTAACCCACAAAAATATATTTGACTGGTCAtacttatcggtctataggttaattagcATAATTAAATTGGCATGTGTGTATTTTATTAGTCGTCATGTATCTTATCACGTGCACAGCATACAGAACCTAATTTGAGGAGCGGAATAgcctatcacctgtcagacagcgcgATAGCAGCTACTCAAAACGCTTGTACTGGAGTGAATTGTCCTTTTGTAAGCACAGTCATTGCGCAACAAATAATTCCAAATGCAATCGCATGTTAAAAACTGTGCTGATGGCCACGATAACATattgctatttttatttctcaatctcaACTCGTAATTAAAGCTTTCTTCCCATTTGCCATTCAAGTGTATAGGTAATAACATTAGATAGTTCATCCAGAGATTCTtatctttgcctcgattcggcagtctcgtacagatcatcatggcatttgtagttctttatgatagccacattagcagctaattcgTATTTTATTTTGgagggtaaatacaggcgaatatattgagaagtcaccttgtcctagagagatttacacggttatcaaaacgtcacgccagggtaagcctacactaaacacagcccttattttaagtgtttctaaaatcccctatgggagaaatgaatggtggaaaaatgattggaaccatttccttgtttgactgctaggttgtatgggtattatgactcgtaCTCTATTGGTCTTCATATATTAacattgtccagaagccaaaggcacaatcctagtcatattagcaacacaTTCTAGTTGTTGCTattagattccccctctttctaagtttTGAATGGAGATTTTCatctgtcacatatggaaccgcTCGCATTAGGTGTGCTGTTTAGTGCAGTGTTTTCCCCCAAATTCCTTTTTGGCAAACGTTTGAAAAGGACGTTTTTTTtgctgcttcattacaggagttgcatgttcAATAATAGGCTATAGCCTTTTGACTGTTAGATAATAGGCTTGCTATTATTGCATGTTGCCATTAAGCTCTTAATGAACAATTTAAGTTCCTAGTATGCACACATATTATTTTCTGTTGGTCACGTCATTTTACTTGTTTGGAAAAAATTTAACCATTTGTTGACAGGTTAATGAGGGTTGGTTAGTCTGCAGCAAAATTGACCGAAATTTGCCTCCCTAGTTCCAACACTCATCCTTTTCTCCCAAAGTGCTCGTGCTAGCCTCATTAAACCAGCCTGATCTGGAGAGCTTACATACCTATAGTTTCTCAGTAGTTTGGTGACGTAGCAGTTGTTGAAcgctcctgtctcctcctccttctgaTACAGACTCACACCCTTCATCAGCCTCTCCAACAGAGACACACCTAAAAGAGAAGGGGAAAGAATGTCCTCAGAATCATAGCGGCCTCTACCATCTGCTCTTCTATGTCAAAGGATTTTCAAGGAGtaagggagaggaagaagaggaagaagaagaagaagaactgaCCCATGCCGTGTTTCAGAGCCAGAGGAGACCTGAGGATGGGTCCCAGCTGTTTAGGGTCTCCAGCCAGAACCACCTGACCCGTCTCTGGTTGGAGCAGCCCTACACGCACACAGTTAAATTATTGGGCTTGTTCGACATTGCAGCCGACACAGTGCAGGTGACTGCCGACTGACTGATTACAAATCACCTtccatcataaataactactcactATTATTTGTCAATCAGTCCGTCAGTCACAATTGACCCATGAtacatttaagcaataaggcatgagggggtgtggtatatggccaatatgccacggttaagggctgttcttatgcacgacaatgcggagtgcctggatacagccattagccgtggtatattggccatataccgcaaacccagaggtgccttattgctattataaactggttaccaatgcaattagaacagtaaaaataaatgttttgtcatacctgtggtatatactgatataccacagctttcaacctatcagcattcagggctcgaaccacccagtttataacacGGCCAttgtctcccctcccccctccttctcttcatccatccctctctcaccagCCAGTGGTATGATGGTCTCTGTTTCAACAGCGTGTCCTGCCTCGTCGACAAACACGTGACTGAAATGACCCAGAGGAACACCACCTGTCACCAACCtggagaacacacacatacacgagaCAGACGGAGGACAAAAGTTAGCTTAGCATTAGTATCTCGCTATGGGGATTCCTAGTATTAGCCTAGCATTAGCATCCTTCTATGGCAGtagtcaccaaccggtcgatcgcgatCTTCAGGCACTCCTAGTCGATCAACAAACATTTTTCTTTTTTAATTTGTCTTGCGCTTTTGgcagtaggtgcacttgattcagaagccctgcgcgCCGGGTAGCCAAAGTGTTCCCATGTTGAACCATTTAATTTGTCTGAAGGAACAAATTCTGCCTACCCGGCGGACCAGGAGCTGTGGCTAAATCAAGTGCgcctactgcgctggccaatcggacAGCTCAAATCACAATGCCTAGTACATCTTCCATGACCCCACAGCACAGTCTGATACTAGCCTAGTCGAGATTTCATAACGTTTAAAACCATGGCCAATGAGAAACTATcaaaagaatacagcaaagagctgctgtttttatgagtgagttcatgtttacgTTTTTATTCTACACTTACAAAAACATAAAATGCAcatctccctacttccactcgtgCTGCAGCTGCAATTAATTATTAGCTAAGATGTAGCGATAGGCATTTTTATTATTAGAAGCTCAttgtgtctattttaatatcaaggaatatttcacttctTCTGATCATAGGAACAACGTTGCGACTCAAGTGTCGCCATCAGGTGGATgacgtgtcccctctctctggccagtctcaccggaggaaaggagagagcagggaccgtGAGAGGCAGACACTGTGCTGCTCTCTCCTTCGctctgctgagactgaccatcagatgcaggtaccatcagtccagtaaaataaaaaggcaaattatttacatttttcttcagctgtgcctcgcaagtgattcaacaactgatctattttgATATCAAAGCTTGAGTttttaaatatatactgtatatatggtctgagaagaaaaATGATGGCAGGCcaagcatgtacagtgagggaaaaaagtatttgatcccctgctgattttgtacgtttgcccactgacaaataaatgatcagtctataattttaatggtaggtttatttgagagacagaattacaacaaaatccagaaaaacgcatgtcaaaaatgttataaattgatttgcattttaaatgagggaaataagtatttgaccccctctcaatcagaaagacttctggctcccaggtgtcttttatacaggtaacgagctgagattaggagcacactcttaaagggagtgctcataatctcagtttgttacctgtataaaagacacctgtccacagaaggaatcaatcagattccaaactctccactatggccaagaccaaagagctctccaaggatgtcagggacaagattgtagacctacacaaggctggaatggactacaagacaatcgccaagcagcttggtgagaaggtgacaacagttggtgcgattattcgcaaatggaagaaacacaaaagaactgtcaatctccctcggcctggggctccatgcaagatctcacctcgtggagttgcaatgatcatgagaacagtgaggaatcagcccagaactacacgggaggatattgtcaatgatctcaaggcagctgggaccatagtcaccaagaaaacaattggtaacacactacgccgtgaaggactgaaatcctgcagcgcccgcaaggtcccccctgctcaagaaagcacatatacagggccgtctgaagtttgccaatgaacatctgaatgattcagaggagaactgggtgaaagtgttgtggtcagatgagaccaaaatcgagctctttggcatcaactcaactcgccgtgtttggaggaggaggaatgctgcctatgaccccaagaacaccatccccaccgtcaaacatggaggtggaaacattatgctttgggggtgtttttctgctaaggggacaggacaacttcaccgcatcaaaagggacgatggacggggccatgtaccgtcaaatcttgggtgagtacctccttccctcagccagggcattgaaaatgggttgtggatgggtattccagcatgacaatgacccaaaacacacggccaaggcaacaaaggagtggctcaagaagaagcacattaaggtcctggagtggcctagccagtgtccagaccataatcccatcgaaaatatgtggagggagcggaaggttcgagttgccaaacgtcagcctcgaaaccttaatgacttggagaagatctgcaaagaggagtgggacaaaatccctcctgagatatgtgcaaacctggtggccaactacaagaaacgtctgacctctgtgattgccaacaagggttttgccaccaagtactaagtcatgttttgcagaggggtcaaatacttatttccctcattaaaatacaaatcaatttataaaatttttgacgtgcgtttttctggatttttgttgttgttattctgtctctcactgttcaaataaacctaccattaaaattatagactgatcatgtctttgtcagtgggcaaacgtacaaaatcagcaggggatcaaatacttttttccctcactgtagccaatatgctgtgatagtATTAGGCTCATTctcctacagaactgtttttattaggttaatgttgcataggcttacatttaagtcatgtaaaaaaacaaaaacaactgaACAGTAGATAttggcttgctttttgactgcgaaagtgatcttgactcagaaaatgtTGGTTACCACTGGTCTATGGGGAACTCCGGTGTTAGCGGCTAGTGGCTATCCTTACCGTCCGGCAGTGATTAGGGTGGTGACCATGACGCTGTACTTCATCAGTTCCTCTTTACAGGGAAACACAAAGCAATCTTGATCCAGGTTACAGCAGGCCTGTAGAGACACACGCACGAGAGACGTGTTACACACACAGAATACAAACCTCAcactgatgtacacacacacacacacacacacacacacacacacacatacatacatacccgtATTTCATTGGGCACATCATTAGGGTTACGGGACGCGGCATACATCCGGAACAGCTTCCTGTGTTCCAGGTGTTGTAGAAGCTTCAGAGCCAGCAGGTCTGCCGCGCTATTGGACGGAGCACACGCCAGGATGTGGCCGTGGGCCTGTGTCTTCAGCACCTGTTTGATAGCTTCAACCACCGTCACAGTCTTACCTGGggggaacaaacacacacacagcgtaaGTAAGTCAGAACTGCGCATAAGGCATGAGACCGTCTCCTGTTTTtgtagtgtgaggcagcttgatgtacaattACATCCCCTGGACAGGAAGCTAGTCTATCGCAGCGTCTTACTATCTCCTTAATCtatccttaatgctgagtgccaagcagagacgcaTCGGGTCCCATTTACATTCTTTGGTATGGAAGCCGGGGATCGAACTCCCAACTTTTCAATCTCAGGGCAgacactctaaccacaaggcAAAAATAAaatctactgaacaaaaatataaacgcaacatgcaaccatttcaaagaatttactgaattacagttcatagaaggaaatcactttgtctgttgcatttatatttctgttcagtataaaaGATGGCGATGCTGAGGAGGGCACGCGTCTTGCCGGTTCCTGCTCGACTTTGCTTTTTTATGGCTATTTTTGCGTTAATTATTACTTTACCCCAACCAAAAACCCTGGATGAATGGAGATATCTGTACAATGCTGAGAGCCCGTACTGCAGCATTGAAGTAGAATTAACCCTGATGAGGTGGCGTGCGACGCGTACAAGGCAAGCAGGTACGAGCTCTGCAAATCGGGGATGCAAAAAGACAATACAGACTCAAACTTGAATTGATGTGCGAAAACTCAGACTCGCGTCGCATGTGGCAAGGACTACAGacatcacagactacaaaggaaaATCCAGCTAGGCGGTACCCGCTGAAGCCTCCCTCCCAGACGAGCTTAAcacattctatgctcgcttcgaggcagacAACACTGAGCCATCCAGGAAGACCCTCGCTGCTCTGGACGACCAGGTGCTTTCTGTCTCTGAGGCTGACATGAGGAAAACTATCAAAAGAGTGAATCCCTCACAAAGCTGCCGGCCTAGATGGCATCCCTGGTCGCGTCCTCAAGagtgtgtgctgaccagctggagGGCATCTTCTCAACCTGCccctgtcccaggctgtagtcccACCTGCTTTAAGAAGACCATCATCGTCCCACATGGCCGTAACACAtcaatctggacaagaggaacatctatgtgagaatgctgttaatttactacagttcagcattcaacactattgttccctccaaacTCGACACCAAGcgcagagccctgggtctggacaccaccctctgcaactggatcctggacttcctgacgagcagaccacaggctgtgaggattggcaacaacacctcctccacactgactcttaaccCAGGGGCCCGCCCCACGGGTGTGCCCtcagtcctctactgtactccatgttcacccacgactgcgtggctttgcacgacaccaactccatcatcaagttcgctgacgacacCACGgatgtaggcctgataaccaaatacaacgatgagtcagcctataggaggaggtaagtgaattgactgtggtgtcatgacaacaacctctccctcaatgtcagttgacttcaggaagcagaagAGGGAACATTCCCTGATCCACATCAATTGGACTGCAGTAGAGAGTCACATATTTTAAGTTCACCGGTGTCTTGTTATGGACagcaccaccactcttgtcaagagtctctacttcctaaggtgtctgaccggttgcatcacggcctggtacagGAATTGCTCCATCCacaaggccctccagcgggtggtgaagactgcccagtacatcactgggactgtgctcccacccatccaggacatctaatCAAAACGGTGCTTGAGGAAGGCACGCAGCATCATCAACGACCCCACACATCCTAGAAACGAGCTGTTCTCTTCCTTACTGTCAGCAGCCATCAGACtcctgaacacttgaactggactgaccacctgctcggattctctgcaccttagcacacatgcactcacacacaccacaactactgctaccagactcttactTTACTGCTCAATTTATAAGTACACTTGCCCCCCCCATCCCCAATAtacatgtaaatattggactataaattgtgccttcctgtattatacttatgctaaaatgtttattctattctactgccatttactttatgttcgtattcttatcttttattatttcttattcttgttgcattgtcgagaaggaacctgcaagtaagcatttcgttggacgatgtATATGCAGTACCATGCGTATTCCgaacatacgactaataaaacataCACTTTAACTGAGTTCGTTAACAccctgttaacacacacacacacacacacacacacacacacacacacactaacatataTTACCTGTCCCAGGTGGTCCAAACACCAGGTAAGGAGCCGGTCGGGAGGATCCAGCTACGATGTTCTGGACTGCTGTGTACTGTTCTGGGTTCTGCTCTAGAGCCTTGTCATATAAcctagggagagggggaggtggagagagagaaagagggacatagagagagagagagagagaggggttataTATCAGGGTTTTTGGATAAGGGTTAGTGTGTAAGGCTCGGTGGTCAAAGGTCAAAAAGGAAGTGTGGGTCGGGCAGATGGGTGGTGTGAGCTCACTTGAGAGGTTGTTTTTTGGGTAGTTTGATAGTTTGATCTCCAGAGGGGAACAGTACGTTCCCCAGGCTGTGTCTGTCAGCCAGCTCTGTTGCTCTCTGCTGAAGCCTAGTGGTCAGACGGTTCATTGTGAACTCCACATCAAACCTCAGACCATCCACGAAGGAGGACAGCAACCTGGAGGGGGAAGgttggggggatagagagacagaggctaCATTCCGATTCtcagcccttctcccccgaagtGTACTTGCCTGGCTACTCAGAATCCTTCATCCGTTCAAACACTATGCCACGCCCACAGACGAATGTTTTAGACCCTTCACTGAATGTGAACACATTTGGGCTGTCTGATTGGTTCCAGAAACTGATGTGTTGGGCCatagccagaacacacgtgggtaaagctgCGTTTTCGAAGTACGTTATTGGCTTTGATACTgtgattggttagagacgatccaatcgctgatgacctTGTTTTCACCGCAAACGACGTCACCCAAACGACTTTCAATGATGGCAGATTCAGACTAAAGTCTGTAACAAACGACAGAGCAAGGTAATAATTTAGTGTGAGGGGTCAGGGTAGCAGTGTAAAAGGAATTAACTGGTGTAaggaatatggtggaaactccctccagccatgcttgcactaatccaatgcttttaaatgcaTGAGGTggagtgaacgagtgcacactttTGAAGAAAGAGTAGAGAATCAGAATGTAACCAGAGAACCATGGTAACCATGAATAGAGAGAGCTATTGActaataagatcccttcaggaaGCAGCCTCCTCCAATCATGTCCTTACTTGCTGTTGAATCCCAGTTTGACGGAGTCCAGCTCCACACGGTGGACGTAACCACGGTATTTGACCACGTCCCGCTTATTAGCGTCATCTGACCTCGTCACCAGGAAGGAGTCGCCCCGCAGGACAGACGGACGGTTCTCTGACACACCTGGTACCTGCAGGAGCACACAACACACTGGGCTGGAGATAAACCCTGCACCATCTAGTAGAGGAGGAGCTACGTTCCtagtgtttgtttttgtgtgtgtgtgtgtgtgtgtgtcctgatctGCAGCACCAGTCTTGTTGGTCTTGTCTCTGACCATGTGTGCGTgcatctgtgtttgtgtgtacctcTAGCACCAGTAGTTTCTTGTTGGTCTTGTCTCTGACCATGGGAGTGTTGGGCTTGTTGTATCTCTTAATGTCCACCTCCATCTGTAGCTCCTCCAGATACAGCAGCAGCTGGAACCGTTTAGAGTAATTCTCTCTACTCAGACCTGACTCTAGGACAGAcctgggggaagagggggaggaagagagagagagaaagtagagagaagAGACATTCACAACACCCATATTGTACACCGGCAGGATGATCTACAGACAGGAGGAGGTACTCACTGAGCATCCAGtaaaggagtagaggaggagtagTATCCATTGAGGAACTTGATCAGATCTCTGACATATCCTGGAACCTTGTAGTCCTGGAGACGCACCATGGGCTTCAGGTTGTTGGCTGagagactgaacacacacacacgttagggttagggtctggaaCATAGTCGTCTTGGAGGTGCACCATGGCCTATGGGCTGTTGGCTGAGAGACTGATGgggagaggcggagagaggagaagagtgttAGTGGTGGACCAGGGtgaaccagggagagagagagagagagagagtcagggttTTAAAAAAAGTATCTGTCTGCTCAGGTGTGTGTTACCGCTCAGGTGGTTCTCCCTGTAAAGCAGATAGGCTGTAGAGGTAACGGTTCAGGGTCTATAAGGTGTTTatcaagtgtgtgtgttctgccagatgtgtgttaccaggtgtgtgtgttacctaccTCTCAGGTGGTTCCCCGTCCTCTACAGTGTAAGGCAGAGAAGCTGTAGCGCTGATGATAGCTCTAGGTCGGTAGGGCGCAGTCGGGGCCAGCTCCCTGGCCAACCCCGTCACATACTGGGCCTCGATGAACCGCAGCAGGTGGaaggcaggagaggaggagagggagggtttaAACTCAAAGACCAGAGTGGCTGGATAGAAACCCAGGAGGCTGGACCGGAACTGGAGCTGCACCTCATACTGGTcacctggggaggagagagagagggagggggagaagagagggagggagggggttaaTAACATtagaagagagagtgtgtgtgtgtgtgtgtgtgtgtgcaccagcATGCGTCAGGCTCCCTGAGCCTTCTTTTGGCCCTAACCCTTTAATGCTTGTAGATCGGTAAGGTGTTAGCAATATGGTGGAAACTTCACCACTTATAGCTGTCTAGACCCGACAGAACTGTAAACATTGAAGGGTTGGCGCCAAAATGAAGGCTGAGGGAGCTATTTGGGTTGTGTAACTCTTGCCTGGTTGGAGCTGTAGAGGGTTGTTGCgggtgattttgtgtgtgtgcctgcctatATATAGTAgctaattttccccaaacatcaGACACCCCCTGACCtcggacactctctagcggttTGAGGACtgaatcacctcgagctcaacatttcaATGGACTGAAAAATAACGGTACGTTTTGTGACTAACGACACCCttttagctagctgaccaccgattttcagtgcaatttatgtaagttaagttaggttttgagagttttcaaaaaagttatatgtacacattttgtggaacacgctgcatattgtaaaattcgactgcgcgacagaccacacctaatttaatatccaactttttacctctgaaatatagctaacggattttctaatgttgctatcttagttgctaaatgttgatagaactgctaagtaagcaaaaaggaaatacattgtaagtgttagataatacatatcacgaaaacagctgcatgttgtcaagctttaccgtatcaaaattggagtcctctgacggaggcgttttgc is part of the Coregonus clupeaformis isolate EN_2021a chromosome 28, ASM2061545v1, whole genome shotgun sequence genome and harbors:
- the LOC121543717 gene encoding putative helicase mov-10-B.1 isoform X1; its protein translation is MNLRTRRQIGLDFYEFLQETNRTSVNDKSELRDIYNSEFRNRDGVRDPNFSSILYALKLSNNAKVYSGVVHFKPKVREFCQDQWQGPRGKGRGQKQQGASSSFPVQNGGQVNGVGQKNGVCVAPSPGPAQTSHTPRRDWRLANYILRKFNSDRAELISDRGGISITSDHVVVDGLIKFSLESETEVYVVRLFLKNSSSSPLSFTYYSALHRMTCFNLQDMHKVTRNNPLQLGPGDQYEVQLQFRSSLLGFYPATLVFEFKPSLSSSPAFHLLRFIEAQYVTGLARELAPTAPYRPRAIISATASLPYTVEDGEPPESLSANNLKPMVRLQDYKVPGYVRDLIKFLNGYYSSSTPLLDAQSVLESGLSRENYSKRFQLLLYLEELQMEVDIKRYNKPNTPMVRDKTNKKLLVLEVPGVSENRPSVLRGDSFLVTRSDDANKRDVVKYRGYVHRVELDSVKLGFNSKLLSSFVDGLRFDVEFTMNRLTTRLQQRATELADRHSLGNVLFPSGDQTIKLPKKQPLKLYDKALEQNPEQYTAVQNIVAGSSRPAPYLVFGPPGTGKTVTVVEAIKQVLKTQAHGHILACAPSNSAADLLALKLLQHLEHRKLFRMYAASRNPNDVPNEIRACCNLDQDCFVFPCKEELMKYSVMVTTLITAGRLVTGGVPLGHFSHVFVDEAGHAVETETIIPLAGLLQPETGQVVLAGDPKQLGPILRSPLALKHGMGVSLLERLMKGVSLYQKEEETGAFNNCYVTKLLRNYRSHPSILKVPNELFYEEELQVFANEMIRNSYCTWEHLPQNNFPVVFHGVAGRDEREDTSPSFFNVAEVEVLMDYLKKLLQGQGKRGLATISPKDIGIIAPYRKQVEKIRKALKTLEKDFKSTSIKDLKVGSVEEFQGQERRVILVSTVRSSAKYVQTDQHFSLGFVKNEKRFNVAVTRAKALLIVVGNPLVLRGDPTWGRFLQFCSQAGGKTGFDSSQAEGEEEVVERLAALCLQAEPQVETEESEVQQQIEPEWRNEQ
- the LOC121543717 gene encoding putative helicase mov-10-B.1 isoform X2 — its product is MNLRTRRQIGLDFYEFLQETNRTSVNDKSELRDIYNSEFRNRDGVRDPNFSSILYALKLSNNAKVYSGVVHFKPKVREFCQDQWQGPRGKGRGQKQQGASSSFPVQNGGQVNGVGQKNGVCVAPSPGPAQTSHTPRRDWRLANYILRKFNSDRAELISDRGGISITSDHVVVDGLIKFSLESETEVYVVRLFLKNSSSSPLSFTYYSALHRMTCFNLQDMHKVTRNNPLQLGPGDQYEVQLQFRSSLLGFYPATLVFEFKPSLSSSPAFHLLRFIEAQYVTGLARELAPTAPYRPRAIISATASLPYTVEDGEPPESLSANNLKPMVRLQDYKVPGYVRDLIKFLNGYYSSSTPLLDAQSVLESGLSRENYSKRFQLLLYLEELQMEVDIKRYNKPNTPMVRDKTNKKLLVLEVPGVSENRPSVLRGDSFLVTRSDDANKRDVVKYRGYVHRVELDSVKLGFNSKLLSSFVDGLRFDVEFTMNRLTTRLQQRATELADRHSLGNVLFPSGDQTIKLPKKQPLKLYDKALEQNPEQYTAVQNIVAGSSRPAPYLVFGPPGTGKTVTVVEAIKQVLKTQAHGHILACAPSNSAADLLALKLLQHLEHRKLFRMYAASRNPNDVPNEIRACCNLDQDCFVFPCKEELMKYSVMVTTLITAGRLVTGGVPLGHFSHVFVDEAGHAVETETIIPLAGLLQPETGQVVLAGDPKQLGPILRSPLALKHGMGVSLLERLMKGVSLYQKEEETGAFNNCYVTKLLRNYRSHPSILKVPNELFYEEELQVFANEMIRNSYCTWEHLPQNNFPVVFHGVAGRDEREDTSPSFFNVAEVEVLMDYLKKLLQGQGKRGLATISPKDIGIIAPYRKQVEKIRKALKTLEKDFKSTSIKDLKPLPRC